A region of Paenibacillus thiaminolyticus DNA encodes the following proteins:
- a CDS encoding fructose bisphosphate aldolase: MKKEQMERIHTGEGFIAALDQSGGSTPKALLQYGIKEDSYSNDEEMFELVHAMRTRIIKSPAFDSNYILGAILFENTMDRKIDDEFTADYLWEKKGIVPFLKVDKGLADLENGVQMMKPIPDLNDLLKRAVDKHIFGTKMRSVIKEANPEGIRKAVEQQFEIGKQILSMGLVPIIEPEVDIYSKDKQQSEQILKDELLKQLSALDKDVRVMLKLSIPTEENFYRELIEEPHVLRVVALSGGYERREANEKLARNHGLIASFSRALSEGLTAQQTDEEFNATLSRSIQSIYEASIN, encoded by the coding sequence ATGAAAAAAGAACAAATGGAGCGAATTCATACGGGAGAGGGTTTTATAGCGGCGTTGGATCAGAGCGGCGGAAGCACGCCAAAGGCGCTGCTGCAGTATGGCATTAAGGAAGACAGCTATTCCAATGACGAAGAGATGTTCGAGCTGGTTCACGCCATGAGAACGCGGATTATTAAGAGTCCGGCATTTGATTCGAACTATATTTTGGGCGCCATCTTGTTCGAGAATACGATGGATCGCAAGATTGATGATGAATTTACCGCCGATTATTTGTGGGAGAAGAAAGGCATTGTTCCTTTTTTGAAGGTTGATAAAGGACTGGCCGATCTGGAGAATGGCGTTCAAATGATGAAGCCAATCCCGGATTTGAACGACCTGTTGAAGCGGGCGGTGGATAAGCATATATTTGGTACAAAAATGCGTTCGGTGATTAAAGAAGCCAACCCGGAAGGAATTCGTAAAGCGGTCGAGCAGCAGTTCGAAATCGGCAAACAGATTTTGTCGATGGGGCTCGTTCCGATTATTGAGCCTGAGGTTGATATTTATAGCAAGGATAAGCAGCAATCGGAACAAATCTTGAAGGATGAGCTTCTCAAGCAATTGTCCGCTCTGGATAAGGACGTACGAGTGATGCTGAAGCTGTCCATACCGACCGAAGAGAATTTCTATCGCGAGTTGATCGAGGAGCCGCATGTGCTCCGAGTTGTCGCTTTGTCGGGCGGATACGAACGAAGGGAAGCGAATGAAAAACTGGCCCGGAATCACGGCTTAATCGCCAGCTTTTCACGCGCCTTGTCGGAGGGATTGACTGCTCAGCAGACAGACGAAGAATTCAATGCGACACTGTCCCGCTCCATTCAATCCATCTACGAAGCATCTATCAACTGA
- a CDS encoding Lsa family ABC-F type ribosomal protection protein produces MSLIKVTNLTFAYDGSYDNIFEHVSLQIDTNWKLGFTGRNGRGKTTFLNLLLDRYEYSGTISSNVSFEYFPFHVEHKENYTFDVVADIYPDYEHWQLMREFSLLKLSEDVLYRPFDSLSNGEQTKVMLAVLFLKENSFLLIDEPTNHLDLHARKLVSDYLNDKSGFILVSHDRAFLDNCVDHIISINKTNIEIQNGNFSDWWENKQRQDNFELAENEKLRKDIKRLSEAAKRTSNWSHEVEKTKNGTRNSGSKVDKGYIGHKAAKMMKRSKSIEQRQHSAIEERSQLLRNVDSSESLKISQMTYHKHQLVELDRISIHYGEKNVCRDISFTVEQGDRIVLSGPNGSGKSSLLKLICGEEIPHSGVFRKGSQLKISYVSQDTSQLRGNLSEFARSSEIDESLFKAILRKLDFSRLQFEKDIASFSGGQKKKVLIAKSLCERAHLHVWDEPLNFVDVISRMQIEELLLEHSPTILFVEHDSEFCKHIATKIVELKV; encoded by the coding sequence ATGTCATTGATCAAGGTAACTAACCTGACGTTTGCCTATGACGGCAGTTACGACAACATTTTTGAGCATGTAAGTTTACAAATCGATACCAACTGGAAATTGGGCTTTACGGGGAGGAACGGCCGGGGCAAGACTACGTTTCTCAATCTGCTGCTTGACAGGTATGAATACAGCGGAACGATTTCCTCTAACGTCAGCTTCGAGTATTTCCCGTTCCACGTCGAACACAAGGAAAATTATACATTCGATGTGGTAGCCGACATCTATCCGGACTACGAGCACTGGCAACTCATGCGCGAGTTTTCGCTGCTGAAGTTGTCAGAGGATGTGTTGTACCGACCGTTCGACTCGTTGTCCAATGGAGAACAGACGAAGGTAATGCTGGCGGTCCTGTTTTTGAAGGAAAACAGCTTTTTGTTGATCGACGAGCCGACAAATCATCTGGATCTGCATGCTCGGAAGCTAGTAAGTGATTATTTGAACGACAAGAGCGGTTTTATTTTGGTGTCACACGATCGGGCGTTTCTCGACAATTGTGTGGATCACATTATTTCGATCAATAAGACCAATATCGAAATCCAGAACGGAAATTTTTCAGACTGGTGGGAGAATAAACAAAGACAGGACAATTTCGAACTGGCCGAGAACGAAAAGCTGAGGAAGGACATCAAGAGGCTGTCCGAAGCGGCCAAGCGAACAAGCAACTGGTCGCACGAAGTAGAAAAAACGAAAAACGGCACCCGTAACTCCGGCTCCAAGGTCGACAAAGGATACATCGGTCACAAGGCCGCCAAAATGATGAAGCGATCCAAATCAATCGAGCAAAGACAGCATTCCGCGATCGAGGAAAGATCCCAGCTTCTGCGAAACGTCGATAGCTCGGAAAGCCTGAAAATATCGCAGATGACTTATCATAAACACCAATTGGTCGAGCTTGACCGCATTTCGATTCATTATGGAGAGAAGAACGTTTGCCGCGACATCAGCTTTACTGTCGAGCAAGGGGACCGCATCGTGCTTTCCGGTCCGAACGGGTCAGGCAAATCCAGTTTGCTCAAACTGATTTGCGGCGAGGAGATTCCTCATTCAGGCGTGTTTCGAAAAGGGAGCCAGTTGAAAATTTCCTACGTTTCACAAGATACCTCGCAGTTGCGGGGCAATTTGTCGGAATTCGCCAGATCCAGCGAGATTGACGAAAGCTTGTTCAAAGCGATTTTGAGAAAACTCGATTTTTCGCGCTTGCAATTCGAAAAGGACATCGCTTCTTTTAGCGGGGGTCAGAAGAAGAAGGTTCTGATCGCGAAAAGCCTCTGTGAACGCGCTCATTTGCATGTTTGG